A genome region from Rhodopseudomonas boonkerdii includes the following:
- a CDS encoding F0F1 ATP synthase subunit B', which produces MAQGQSTSHTQADGGHKASFPPFESSTFASQLVSLAIAFGLLYLIVSRLALPRVGGILAARKQVLDTDLAEAAKLKADSDAALKSYETELANARAKAQAMASEVREKLNAEQDAAKAKLEESLNAKLASAEQTIASTRATAMSNVRGIASDTASAIVERLTGITPDAGAVNAALDASLKG; this is translated from the coding sequence GTGGCGCAAGGTCAGAGCACATCCCATACCCAGGCCGATGGTGGGCACAAGGCTTCGTTCCCGCCCTTCGAGAGCAGCACCTTCGCTTCGCAGCTGGTGTCGCTCGCGATCGCTTTCGGTCTGCTCTATCTGATCGTCTCGCGTCTGGCGCTGCCGCGCGTTGGCGGCATTCTCGCCGCCCGCAAGCAGGTTCTCGACACCGACCTGGCCGAAGCTGCCAAGCTAAAGGCCGATTCCGACGCCGCCCTGAAGTCTTACGAAACCGAACTCGCCAATGCCCGCGCCAAGGCGCAGGCGATGGCCAGCGAAGTGCGTGAGAAGCTCAATGCGGAACAGGATGCGGCCAAGGCCAAGCTCGAAGAGAGCCTGAATGCCAAGCTCGCATCGGCAGAACAGACCATCGCATCGACCCGCGCGACGGCGATGAGCAATGTCCGCGGCATCGCTTCGGATACGGCATCCGCCATCGTCGAACGTCTCACCGGCATCACGCCGGATGCTGGCGCCGTCAACGCCGCGCTCGACGCGTCGCTGAAAGGATAA
- a CDS encoding MFS transporter codes for MTKDERFVIFASSLGTVFEWYDFYLFGSLAGVIGAQFFGVIDPATGQPMFNQATRDIFALLAFAAGFIVRPFGAIVFGRVGDIVGRKYTFLVTILIMGLSTFIVGILPNAATIGIAAPIILIILRLAQGLALGGEYGGAATYVAEHSPPGKRGYYTSFIQTTATLGLFLSLLVILFTRTILGEAEFAKWGWRVPFLVSVVLLGISVWIRLRLNESPVFQKMKDEGKGSKAPLTEAFGNWSNAKIVLIALLGGVMGQGVVWYTGQFYALFFMQSILKVDGYTANLLIAWSLLLGTGFFIVFGVLSDKIGRKPIILAGCLIAALTFFPIFRMITTNANPALEKAIETVKVEVVSDPAQCGDLFNPVGTRVFSKPCDTARAYLASSSVKYATTAGPAGSPVKVVVNGKDVPYVDAKTSNPQVLAAVQAAGYPKAGDAQIVKMSHPFDIFRPQVAAVIGLLFVLVLFVTMVYGPIAAMLVELFPTKIRYTSMSLPYHIGNGWFGGLLPATAFAIVASTGDIYAGLWYPIIFAAITVVVGAIFLPETKDVDITR; via the coding sequence ATGACGAAGGACGAACGCTTCGTCATCTTCGCCTCCTCTCTCGGCACCGTTTTCGAATGGTATGACTTCTACTTGTTCGGCTCGCTCGCCGGCGTCATCGGCGCCCAGTTCTTCGGCGTCATCGATCCCGCCACCGGCCAGCCGATGTTCAACCAGGCGACCCGCGACATTTTCGCGCTGCTCGCTTTCGCCGCCGGCTTCATCGTTCGTCCGTTCGGCGCCATCGTGTTTGGCCGCGTCGGCGACATCGTCGGCCGCAAATATACCTTCCTCGTGACCATCCTGATCATGGGCCTGTCGACCTTCATCGTCGGCATCCTGCCCAATGCCGCCACCATCGGCATCGCAGCCCCCATCATCCTGATCATCCTGCGTCTCGCTCAGGGCCTGGCGCTTGGCGGCGAATATGGCGGTGCGGCGACTTACGTGGCGGAGCACTCGCCGCCCGGCAAGCGCGGTTACTACACCTCCTTCATTCAAACCACGGCAACGCTCGGCCTGTTCCTGTCGCTGCTGGTGATCCTGTTCACACGCACGATCCTCGGCGAGGCCGAATTCGCCAAGTGGGGCTGGCGCGTTCCGTTCCTGGTCTCGGTGGTGCTGCTCGGCATTTCGGTCTGGATCCGTCTGCGCCTGAACGAATCGCCGGTGTTCCAGAAGATGAAGGACGAGGGCAAGGGCTCCAAGGCCCCGCTCACCGAGGCCTTCGGCAACTGGAGCAATGCCAAGATCGTCCTCATCGCATTGCTCGGCGGCGTGATGGGCCAGGGCGTGGTCTGGTACACCGGCCAGTTCTACGCGCTGTTCTTCATGCAATCGATCCTCAAGGTCGATGGCTACACCGCGAATCTGCTGATCGCATGGTCGCTGCTGCTCGGCACCGGCTTCTTCATCGTGTTCGGCGTCCTGTCCGACAAGATCGGCCGCAAGCCGATCATCCTGGCAGGCTGCCTGATCGCCGCGCTGACCTTCTTCCCGATCTTCCGCATGATCACCACCAACGCCAATCCGGCGCTGGAAAAGGCGATCGAAACCGTGAAGGTCGAGGTCGTGTCGGATCCCGCCCAGTGCGGCGATCTGTTCAATCCGGTCGGCACCCGCGTCTTCAGCAAGCCCTGTGACACGGCTCGTGCCTATCTCGCCTCGTCCTCGGTGAAGTACGCGACCACCGCGGGTCCGGCCGGCTCGCCGGTCAAGGTCGTGGTCAACGGCAAGGATGTTCCCTACGTCGACGCCAAGACCTCGAATCCGCAGGTGCTCGCAGCGGTGCAGGCGGCAGGTTATCCGAAGGCGGGTGACGCGCAGATCGTGAAGATGTCGCATCCGTTCGACATCTTCCGTCCGCAGGTCGCAGCAGTGATCGGCCTCTTGTTCGTCCTGGTGCTGTTCGTCACCATGGTGTACGGCCCGATCGCGGCCATGCTGGTCGAACTGTTCCCGACCAAGATCCGCTACACCTCGATGTCGTTGCCGTATCACATCGGCAACGGCTGGTTCGGCGGCCTGCTCCCGGCGACGGCCTTCGCCATCGTCGCCTCCACCGGCGATATCTATGCCGGTCTCTGGTATCCGATCATCTTCGCAGCGATCACCGTGGTCGTCGGCGCGATCTTCCTGCCGGAGACCAAGGACGTCGATATCACGCGCTGA
- a CDS encoding AtpZ/AtpI family protein gives MSDGTKKDSSNQGTGSLPDLDEAALSARLGSLNERLSKTLGDRKLQADQSDSGSGNAQARASAMAVGLRLSSELVAGVVVGTILGWVFDRLLSTSPWGLIVFMLLGFVAGVMNVMRSAGVGKKS, from the coding sequence ATGAGTGACGGCACAAAAAAAGACAGCAGCAATCAGGGAACCGGCAGCTTACCCGACCTCGACGAAGCTGCGCTTTCCGCACGACTCGGAAGCCTTAATGAACGACTGTCCAAAACCTTGGGCGATCGCAAATTGCAGGCTGATCAGTCCGACAGTGGAAGCGGAAACGCGCAGGCCAGGGCATCTGCCATGGCCGTGGGTCTCCGCCTCTCTTCGGAATTGGTCGCGGGTGTCGTCGTCGGAACGATCTTGGGCTGGGTCTTCGATCGTTTGCTGTCGACATCGCCGTGGGGGCTGATCGTGTTCATGCTGCTCGGCTTCGTCGCCGGCGTCATGAATGTGATGCGATCGGCCGGCGTCGGGAAGAAGAGTTGA
- a CDS encoding M16 family metallopeptidase, whose product MAVEVTKLPSGLTVVTDSMPHLETAALGVWAGVGGRDEKANEHGISHLLEHMAFKGTKTRSSRQIVEEIEAVGGDLNAATSTETTAYYARVLKADVPLGLEVLSDILANPTFEPEELEREKSVIVQEIGAAQDTPDDVVFEHLNELCYPDQPMGRSLLGTAKTLKGFDRDMLQSYLTMHYRGPDMVIAAAGAVNHRQVVEQAHKHFASFAGSAGPKPQAASFGKGGSKVVHRDLEQAHLTLALEGLPQAHPELFSLQVFTNVLGGGMSSRLFQEVREKRGLCYSIYSFHAPYSDTGFFGIYTGTDPNDAPEMMEVIVDVVRESVETLTEAEIARAKAQMKAGLLMALESCSSRAEQLARHMLAYGRPLTAEELIKRIDEVSVESARDAARSLLTRSRPAVAALGGGRGLDTAVAFAEGLTGVRDKTLLH is encoded by the coding sequence ATGGCCGTCGAAGTCACCAAGCTACCGTCGGGTCTCACCGTCGTCACCGACTCCATGCCGCATCTCGAAACCGCAGCGCTCGGCGTCTGGGCCGGTGTCGGCGGGCGTGACGAGAAGGCGAACGAGCACGGTATCTCGCATCTGCTCGAACATATGGCCTTCAAGGGCACCAAGACGCGTTCGTCCCGCCAGATCGTCGAGGAAATCGAGGCGGTCGGCGGCGATCTCAATGCCGCGACCTCGACCGAGACCACGGCCTATTACGCGCGCGTGCTGAAGGCCGATGTGCCGCTCGGCCTCGAAGTGCTCAGCGACATCCTGGCTAATCCCACCTTCGAACCCGAAGAACTCGAGCGCGAGAAGAGCGTCATCGTGCAGGAGATCGGCGCGGCGCAGGATACGCCGGACGATGTCGTGTTCGAGCATCTCAACGAGCTCTGCTATCCCGACCAACCGATGGGGCGTTCGCTGCTTGGCACCGCCAAGACGCTGAAGGGCTTCGATCGCGACATGCTGCAGTCCTATCTGACCATGCATTATCGCGGGCCGGATATGGTGATCGCAGCGGCGGGCGCAGTGAATCATCGTCAGGTCGTTGAGCAGGCGCATAAGCACTTCGCCAGCTTCGCAGGCTCGGCCGGGCCGAAGCCGCAGGCGGCGTCTTTTGGCAAGGGCGGCTCCAAGGTCGTGCATCGCGATCTCGAGCAGGCGCATCTCACCCTGGCGCTGGAAGGCTTGCCGCAGGCTCATCCGGAGCTGTTCAGCCTTCAGGTGTTCACCAATGTGCTGGGTGGCGGCATGTCCTCACGCCTGTTTCAGGAAGTTCGCGAGAAGCGCGGCCTCTGCTATTCGATCTATTCCTTCCACGCGCCCTATAGCGACACCGGTTTCTTCGGCATCTATACGGGCACCGATCCGAATGACGCGCCGGAGATGATGGAAGTAATCGTCGATGTCGTCCGTGAATCCGTGGAGACGCTGACGGAAGCCGAGATCGCCCGCGCCAAGGCCCAGATGAAAGCGGGCCTCCTGATGGCGCTGGAAAGCTGTAGCTCCCGCGCCGAACAGCTCGCACGCCATATGCTCGCTTACGGCCGCCCGCTGACGGCGGAAGAGCTCATCAAGCGTATCGACGAGGTCAGCGTCGAATCCGCCCGCGACGCGGCGCGCAGCCTGCTCACGCGCAGCCGGCCGGCGGTGGCCGCGCTCGGCGGCGGCCGGGGGCTGGACACGGCGGTGGCTTTTGCGGAAGGATTGACCGGCGTGCGGGACAAGACGCTTTTGCATTGA
- a CDS encoding DUF6894 family protein codes for MPRYYFDLIDGKKVPDTAGQVLRDTGVAIRVADKLARDIYKIRPELRDRDYAISVRDEAGDEVHRADVAAVNASYGRD; via the coding sequence GTGCCTCGATATTACTTCGATCTGATCGATGGCAAGAAGGTGCCCGACACGGCGGGACAGGTGCTGCGTGATACAGGTGTCGCGATCCGTGTCGCCGATAAGCTGGCGCGGGACATCTACAAGATCCGGCCTGAGCTGCGCGACAGGGATTATGCGATCTCGGTGCGCGACGAGGCCGGAGACGAGGTGCATCGTGCCGACGTCGCCGCAGTGAATGCGTCGTACGGGCGCGACTGA
- the thrC gene encoding threonine synthase gives MTTYISTRGEAPKLGFCDVMLTGLARDGGLYIPEVWPQLSEGTIASLFGRPYWEVAVEVIRPFVAGEISDEDLGRMANEAYATFRHPAVVPLDQRAPNQFVLELFHGPTLAFKDVAMQLIARLMDHVLATRNQRTTIVVATSGDTGGAAVDAFAGRDNVDLIVLFPNGRISDVQRRMMTTTGASNVHALAVEGHFDDCQAIVKGLFNNHKFRDAVSLSGVNSINWARIVAQVVYYFTSAVAVGAPGRAVDFTVPTGNFGDIFAGYVAKRMGLPVRKLRIAANVNDILDRTLKTGIYEVREVHASSSPSMDIQVSSNFERLLFEASGRDSALVRGLMDSLKQSGRFVLPEKLLTAIRADFESGRADEDETAATIRTAWRESGDLIDPHTAVALAVADRDTTELHVPNIVLSTAHAAKFPDAVEAACGKRPDLPAYLGDLMTRSEAIKVVKNDQSEIEQFVLSVSRAAKQGAA, from the coding sequence TTGACGACCTATATCTCGACGCGGGGTGAGGCCCCGAAACTCGGCTTCTGTGATGTCATGCTGACCGGCCTTGCCCGGGACGGCGGTCTCTACATTCCCGAGGTCTGGCCGCAACTCTCCGAAGGCACCATCGCGTCGCTGTTCGGCCGGCCCTATTGGGAAGTCGCTGTGGAGGTGATCCGTCCCTTCGTGGCTGGCGAGATTTCCGACGAGGATCTCGGTCGGATGGCCAATGAAGCCTATGCCACCTTCCGCCATCCCGCAGTGGTGCCGCTCGACCAGCGCGCGCCGAACCAGTTCGTGCTTGAGCTGTTCCATGGGCCCACGCTGGCGTTCAAGGACGTGGCGATGCAGCTCATCGCGCGACTGATGGATCATGTGCTGGCGACGCGTAACCAGCGCACCACCATTGTCGTCGCCACCTCGGGCGACACCGGCGGCGCCGCCGTCGACGCCTTTGCCGGGCGCGACAATGTCGATCTGATCGTGCTGTTCCCGAACGGCCGTATTTCCGACGTGCAGCGCCGGATGATGACCACGACCGGCGCCTCGAATGTCCACGCGCTCGCGGTGGAAGGTCATTTCGATGACTGCCAGGCCATCGTGAAGGGCCTGTTCAACAATCACAAATTCCGCGATGCCGTCTCGCTCTCGGGCGTCAATTCGATCAACTGGGCGCGGATCGTCGCACAGGTTGTCTATTACTTCACTTCGGCGGTTGCCGTCGGCGCGCCCGGTCGCGCCGTCGATTTCACCGTACCGACCGGTAATTTCGGCGATATCTTTGCAGGTTACGTCGCCAAGCGCATGGGCTTGCCGGTGCGCAAGCTGCGCATTGCCGCGAACGTCAACGACATCCTCGACCGCACGCTGAAGACCGGCATCTATGAGGTGCGTGAGGTTCACGCTTCGTCGTCGCCGTCCATGGATATCCAGGTCTCGTCGAATTTTGAACGCCTGCTGTTCGAGGCGTCTGGCCGCGATTCCGCGCTGGTACGGGGGCTGATGGATTCGCTCAAGCAGTCCGGCCGCTTCGTGTTGCCGGAGAAACTGCTCACCGCGATTCGGGCCGATTTCGAATCCGGCCGTGCCGATGAGGACGAGACCGCTGCGACCATTCGCACGGCCTGGCGCGAGAGCGGCGATCTGATCGACCCGCATACCGCCGTGGCGTTGGCCGTTGCCGATCGCGACACCACCGAGCTGCATGTGCCGAATATCGTGCTGTCCACCGCGCATGCGGCGAAATTCCCCGATGCTGTGGAAGCTGCCTGCGGCAAGCGTCCGGATTTGCCGGCTTATCTCGGCGACCTGATGACAAGGTCGGAAGCGATCAAGGTCGTGAAGAACGATCAGAGCGAGATCGAGCAGTTCGTGCTGTCTGTCAGCCGTGCCGCGAAGCAGGGAGCTGCCTGA
- a CDS encoding 2-hydroxychromene-2-carboxylate isomerase, producing the protein MSQSIDYYFSLPSPWAYIGHKPFMDLVKTYHLKVNYKPVFLGELFAETGGLPLGKRHPVRQRYRFLELQRWREKRGLDFKLQPKNWPFDGRLADGVVIAAVEAGLYPDAFLRKAYAAVWEGEQNLADPAVLARLADEAGLPGQQLVARSPAAEISEIYEQNQKDAQAGDVFGSPAYVLNGEVFWGQDRIDLLGDALKSGRAAFKQP; encoded by the coding sequence ATGTCGCAATCCATCGATTACTATTTCTCGCTGCCTTCGCCCTGGGCCTATATCGGCCACAAACCCTTCATGGATCTCGTAAAGACCTATCATCTGAAGGTGAATTACAAGCCGGTGTTCCTGGGCGAATTGTTCGCCGAAACCGGCGGTCTGCCGCTTGGCAAACGGCACCCGGTGCGGCAGCGCTATCGCTTCCTGGAATTGCAACGCTGGCGCGAAAAGCGCGGGCTGGATTTCAAGTTGCAGCCAAAGAACTGGCCGTTCGACGGCCGCCTCGCCGATGGGGTCGTGATCGCAGCGGTCGAAGCGGGGCTCTATCCGGATGCTTTTCTGCGTAAGGCCTATGCGGCGGTGTGGGAGGGCGAGCAGAATCTCGCCGATCCCGCAGTGCTGGCGCGGCTGGCCGATGAGGCTGGGCTGCCCGGCCAGCAGCTGGTGGCGCGTTCGCCTGCGGCGGAAATCTCGGAGATCTATGAACAGAACCAGAAGGATGCGCAGGCGGGCGATGTGTTCGGCTCGCCGGCCTATGTGCTGAACGGCGAGGTGTTCTGGGGTCAGGACCGGATCGATTTGCTTGGCGATGCGTTGAAGTCAGGGCGCGCGGCGTTCAAGCAGCCTTAA
- a CDS encoding ATP F0F1 synthase subunit B (Produces ATP from ADP in the presence of a proton gradient across the membrane. Subunit B is part of the membrane proton channel.), which yields MFGLEAEFWVAVAFFLLLALFGYMGVHRTILTALDHRRDRIKQELDDARRLRDEAAALLADYKKRHASAEREAQDIITSAKEDAERIAAEAKVKMEDFVARRTKAAESKIAMAEAQALADVRAAAAEAAVTAATQVLSQSVKGNVADNLIEKGIGEVRAKLN from the coding sequence ATGTTCGGTTTGGAAGCTGAATTCTGGGTTGCCGTAGCGTTCTTTCTGCTGCTCGCGCTGTTCGGTTATATGGGCGTTCACCGCACCATCCTGACCGCGCTCGATCATCGCCGCGACCGCATCAAGCAGGAGCTCGACGACGCCCGTCGCCTGCGCGACGAGGCCGCCGCTCTGCTCGCGGACTACAAGAAGCGCCATGCTTCTGCTGAACGCGAGGCGCAGGACATCATCACCTCCGCCAAGGAAGACGCCGAACGTATTGCGGCCGAAGCCAAGGTGAAGATGGAAGATTTCGTCGCCCGTCGTACCAAGGCCGCGGAGAGCAAGATCGCGATGGCGGAAGCCCAGGCTCTCGCCGACGTCCGCGCCGCTGCTGCCGAAGCTGCGGTGACCGCTGCGACGCAAGTGCTGTCGCAGTCGGTGAAGGGTAACGTTGCCGACAACCTGATCGAAAAAGGCATCGGCGAAGTCCGCGCGAAGCTGAACTAA
- a CDS encoding response regulator transcription factor has product MTVLAPTRLIIADDHPLFRGALRQAVSSVLPTTTIEETGTFEDLAKLLEEDSDVDLVLLDLSMPGISGFSGLIYLRAQYPAIPVVIVSASDDVGTIRQSLDFGASGFIPKRFGVDTLHDAITKVMDGDVWVPPDVDMSAAADPEMSKLRDRLVTLTPQQVRVLMMLSEGLLNKQIAYELGVSEATIKAHVSAILQKLGVESRTQAVIAAAKIAGGPWKQDVAS; this is encoded by the coding sequence ATGACGGTACTCGCTCCCACACGTCTCATCATTGCCGACGACCATCCGCTGTTCCGCGGTGCGTTGCGGCAGGCGGTCAGCAGCGTGCTCCCGACCACAACCATCGAGGAGACGGGAACTTTCGAAGACCTCGCCAAGCTTCTGGAAGAGGATTCGGATGTCGATCTGGTCCTGCTCGATCTGTCGATGCCGGGCATTTCCGGCTTTTCCGGGCTGATCTATCTGCGCGCGCAGTATCCGGCGATTCCGGTGGTGATCGTGTCGGCGAGCGACGATGTCGGCACGATCCGGCAATCGCTGGATTTTGGCGCCTCCGGTTTCATTCCGAAGCGGTTCGGCGTCGATACGCTGCATGACGCGATCACGAAAGTCATGGACGGCGATGTCTGGGTTCCGCCGGATGTCGACATGTCTGCTGCAGCCGATCCGGAAATGTCGAAGCTGCGCGATCGTCTGGTGACGCTGACGCCGCAGCAGGTGCGCGTGCTGATGATGCTGTCCGAAGGATTGCTCAACAAACAGATCGCCTATGAGCTCGGCGTGTCCGAGGCGACCATCAAGGCGCATGTCTCCGCGATCCTGCAGAAGCTCGGCGTGGAAAGTCGCACGCAGGCCGTGATCGCCGCAGCGAAAATCGCCGGCGGTCCGTGGAAGCAGGACGTGGCGTCGTAG
- a CDS encoding secondary thiamine-phosphate synthase enzyme YjbQ — protein sequence MSRSEPKSVTADAVATSTLTVQTVGAGFIDLTREAAKFLADVFARDGSLTLFVRHTSASLTIQENADPSVLVDLTTVLDRMAPQAFPWTHDAEGPDDMPAHVRTMLTATSLHVPVLSGRMALGTWQAIYLIEHRARPHAREVVLQFVGKAG from the coding sequence ATGAGCCGTAGTGAGCCCAAGTCCGTCACCGCCGATGCGGTGGCCACGTCGACATTGACCGTGCAGACCGTTGGAGCCGGCTTCATCGATCTGACGCGCGAGGCTGCGAAGTTTCTTGCGGACGTTTTCGCGCGCGATGGTTCGCTCACGCTGTTCGTCCGCCACACGTCGGCGTCGCTGACGATTCAGGAGAATGCCGATCCGTCTGTGCTGGTGGATCTGACGACCGTTCTCGACCGGATGGCGCCGCAGGCGTTTCCATGGACGCACGATGCCGAGGGGCCGGACGACATGCCGGCACATGTGCGGACCATGCTGACGGCGACGTCGCTGCATGTGCCGGTGCTGTCCGGGCGGATGGCCCTGGGCACCTGGCAGGCGATCTATCTCATCGAGCATCGCGCCCGGCCGCATGCCCGGGAGGTGGTGCTGCAATTCGTGGGGAAGGCGGGGTAG
- a CDS encoding F0F1 ATP synthase subunit A, producing the protein MADPIHQFEIHKIFTLGHIGNQEIAFTNSSAYMFGAVAVVSILMLGGSAGRHLIPTRFQSMAELSYEFVANTLKSSIGEEGMRFFPLVFSLFMFILTANMIGIIPYTFTTTSHLIVTVALALLVFLTVFLYGLYKNGLKFFKLFVPHGIPIYILPLIMVIEVISFLSRPVSHSVRLFANMLAGHITLKVFAGFVTSLSALGAVGAAGALLPLAMTTALTGLELLVAFLQAYVFTILTCIYLNDALHPGH; encoded by the coding sequence ATGGCCGATCCGATCCACCAATTTGAGATCCACAAGATCTTCACCCTGGGCCATATCGGCAACCAGGAAATCGCCTTCACCAATTCCTCGGCCTACATGTTCGGCGCCGTCGCCGTCGTGTCGATCCTGATGCTCGGCGGCAGCGCCGGCCGTCACCTGATCCCGACCCGTTTCCAATCGATGGCGGAGCTGTCCTACGAGTTCGTCGCCAACACGCTGAAAAGCAGTATCGGCGAAGAAGGCATGCGGTTCTTCCCGCTCGTGTTCTCGCTCTTCATGTTCATCCTCACGGCGAACATGATCGGCATCATCCCCTATACCTTCACCACCACCAGCCACCTGATCGTTACGGTCGCGCTGGCGCTGCTGGTGTTCCTCACGGTGTTCCTCTATGGCCTCTACAAGAACGGCCTGAAGTTCTTCAAGCTCTTCGTCCCCCACGGCATTCCGATCTACATCCTGCCGCTGATCATGGTGATCGAAGTCATCTCCTTCCTCTCCCGTCCGGTTTCGCATTCGGTGCGTCTGTTCGCCAACATGCTGGCCGGCCACATCACCCTGAAGGTGTTCGCGGGCTTCGTGACCTCGCTCAGCGCGCTCGGTGCCGTCGGCGCCGCCGGCGCCCTGCTGCCGCTGGCCATGACCACGGCGCTGACCGGCCTCGAACTGCTCGTTGCCTTCCTGCAGGCCTATGTCTTCACGATCCTGACCTGCATTTATCTCAACGACGCCCTTCACCCCGGCCACTAA
- a CDS encoding SURF1 family protein, whose amino-acid sequence MNDVTARRRGITGFGIATLIIVATLLGLGFWQLQRRTEKHALIAALDARLAEAPVALASPDRWSGMNAAADEFRRVIFTATYKPLPDAMVYSSGSGVRPDVPGAVTWVFLPAALPNGATVVINAGFVQNTMQDRAQQDRVVKTLLTGAPVTMTGYLRYPEAAGTLTPHDDVAKRLWFNRDQRAMATALGWGDVAPFYVDLETPMPANGIPKPGSLVVRLKDDHMQYAITWFSLAAAVVIAFGVWTRGQKRG is encoded by the coding sequence ATGAATGACGTCACCGCGCGCCGGCGCGGCATCACCGGCTTCGGCATCGCGACCCTGATCATCGTTGCCACATTGCTCGGTCTCGGTTTCTGGCAGCTACAGCGCCGCACCGAGAAGCACGCTCTGATCGCGGCCCTCGATGCGCGCCTCGCGGAGGCGCCGGTCGCTCTGGCATCGCCCGATCGCTGGAGCGGGATGAACGCCGCGGCCGACGAATTCCGCCGCGTCATCTTTACCGCTACCTACAAGCCGCTGCCCGACGCCATGGTCTACAGCTCGGGCTCCGGCGTTCGTCCGGACGTCCCCGGCGCGGTCACCTGGGTGTTCCTGCCGGCAGCTCTCCCGAATGGCGCGACAGTCGTCATCAATGCGGGCTTCGTGCAGAACACGATGCAGGATCGCGCGCAGCAGGATCGCGTGGTCAAAACTCTGCTCACCGGCGCTCCGGTGACTATGACCGGCTATCTCCGTTACCCCGAAGCGGCGGGCACGCTGACCCCGCATGACGACGTCGCCAAGCGTCTCTGGTTCAACCGCGACCAGCGCGCCATGGCCACAGCCCTCGGCTGGGGCGATGTCGCGCCGTTCTATGTCGACCTGGAAACCCCGATGCCGGCGAACGGTATCCCCAAGCCCGGTTCGCTGGTCGTCCGCCTGAAGGACGACCACATGCAATACGCCATCACCTGGTTCAGCCTGGCTGCGGCCGTGGTGATTGCGTTTGGCGTGTGGACGCGGGGGCAGAAACGAGGCTAA
- a CDS encoding F0F1 ATP synthase subunit C, with amino-acid sequence MDPVAAKYIGAGIACLGMGGAGIGVGMIFSQFLNGALRNPSASQGQFANLIFGFAVTEALGIFSLLIALLLLFAV; translated from the coding sequence ATGGATCCAGTTGCAGCTAAGTACATCGGTGCCGGTATCGCTTGCCTCGGCATGGGCGGCGCAGGCATCGGCGTCGGCATGATCTTCTCGCAGTTCCTGAACGGCGCGCTGCGCAATCCGTCGGCCTCGCAGGGCCAGTTCGCTAACCTGATCTTCGGCTTCGCCGTGACCGAAGCGCTCGGCATCTTCTCGCTGCTGATCGCTCTGCTGCTGCTGTTCGCCGTCTAA
- a CDS encoding GNAT family N-acetyltransferase, whose amino-acid sequence MALFRLPMSAPAALAPRGYGLSLRAPVMSDFSQWADLRERSRAYLTPWEPIWPSDDLTRSGFRRRLRRYAEDISADRAYPFLVFRESDDTLVGGITLANVRRGIVQAGTIGYWVGQQFTGQGMMTTALRVLLPTLFGELGLHRIEAACIPTNTPSVRVLEKCGFTREGLARRYLCINGVWQDHLLFGMLHEDFRG is encoded by the coding sequence ATGGCTCTGTTTCGACTTCCCATGAGTGCGCCGGCCGCGCTTGCGCCGCGCGGCTATGGGTTGTCGTTGCGCGCGCCCGTGATGTCGGACTTTTCACAGTGGGCCGATCTGCGCGAGCGCAGCCGGGCCTATCTCACGCCATGGGAGCCGATCTGGCCGTCCGACGATCTCACCCGCTCGGGCTTTCGCCGACGGCTGCGGCGCTATGCCGAGGATATCTCGGCCGATCGCGCCTATCCCTTTCTGGTGTTTCGCGAATCCGACGACACGCTGGTCGGCGGCATCACGCTCGCCAACGTCCGGCGCGGCATCGTGCAGGCGGGGACGATCGGCTACTGGGTCGGCCAGCAATTCACCGGGCAGGGCATGATGACCACGGCGCTGCGGGTCCTGCTGCCGACCTTGTTCGGCGAACTCGGCCTGCATCGCATTGAAGCGGCTTGCATTCCCACCAATACGCCGTCGGTGCGGGTGCTGGAAAAATGCGGTTTCACGCGCGAGGGACTGGCGCGGCGGTATCTATGCATCAACGGGGTCTGGCAGGATCACCTGCTGTTCGGGATGCTGCACGAGGATTTCCGGGGGTGA